A region from the Oryzias latipes chromosome 20, ASM223467v1 genome encodes:
- the enkur gene encoding enkurin, whose translation MFGSMDPPENVYALIPKEEQQIQKPPRYVSSFHPAVVSENKLIKDVMRTMGPAKVELPSPDKYLKKHCKELQLPEQSHGSKGVSRACALTQRRPPVPARTDRPPMGQTKGGFIKPAVTAPLKPTPVSVDSHKGHKQLLETSGLVPKYVTKKDYGEVPAYLQRRSEAQWRSQEEHARVEKEQEEQEAMQQLTEEERQAALQHLKKKWDALHEEYQRLPLIIETMSKKAFKKSLEDAMNQLDKDICLLEKFPIIYITKN comes from the exons ATGTTTGGGAGCATGGATCCACCAGAAAATGTTTATGCTCTTATTCCCAAGGAGGAACAGCAAATTCAGAAACCACCCAG GTATGTGTCCAGTTTTCACCCGGCTGTGGTTTCTGAGAACAAGCTGATCAAGGACGTCATGAGGACGATGGGACCTGCCAAGGTGGAGCTTCCCTCTCCAGATAAGTACCTGAAGAAGCACTGCAAGGAGCTCCAGCTGCCAGAGC AGTCACACGGTTCCAAAGGCGTCAGTCGAGCCTGTGCTTTGACTCAGAGGAGGCCGCCCGTCCCTGCGAGGACCGACCGGCCCCCGATGGGTCAGACCAAGGGCGGCTTCATCAAGCCGGCTGTGACGGCGCCGTTGAAGCCCACGCCTGTGTCTGTGGATTCACACAAAGGACACAAACAGCTTCTGGAAACATCTGGGCTCGTCCCCAAATACGTCACGAAAAAG GATTATGGGGAAGTGCCTGCGTACCTGCAGCGGCGCAGTGAGGCGCAGTGGAGGTCTCAGGAGGAGCACGCCAGAGTGgagaaggagcaggaggagcaggaggccaTGCAGCAACTGACGGAGGAAGAGCGGCAAGCCGCCCTGCAG CATCTGAAGAAGAAGTGGGACGCTCTGCACGAGGAGTACCAGCGCCTCCCTCTCATCATCGAGACCATGTCGAAGAAAGCCTTCAAGAAAAGTCTGGAAGATGCCATGAATCAGCTGGACAAGGACATTTGCCTCTTGGAGAAGTTCCCCATCATCTACATCACCAAGAATTAG
- the prtfdc1 gene encoding phosphoribosyltransferase domain-containing protein 1: protein MSAAENVDTAGLKRGIVIKDDWPGYSLDLFTYPEHYHEDIENVYIPHGIIKNRIERLAHYVMEDFEEDQMVVLCVLKGGYKFCVDLVEFIKTLGRNSNRYLETRVEFIRLKSYLNDQSTEDLHIVGSSDLSFLREKSVLIVEAIVDTGKTMKALLKHVETFQPKMVKVAGLLVKRVPNTAESLTDYIGFEIPNRFVVGYALDYNEYFRDLNHICVISKTGKLKYKI, encoded by the exons atgtCAGCAGCTGAAAATGTGGACACAGCAGGGCTGAAGAGAGGCATTGTG ATTAAAGACGATTGGCCCGGATACAGTCTGGATCTGTTCACCTACCCAGAACATTACCACGAGGACATCGAGAACGTTTACATCCCACACGGCATCATTAAGAACAG GATAGAGCGTCTGGCCCACTACGTCATGGAGGACTTTGAGGAGGACCAAATGGTGGTGCTCTGCGTCCTGAAGGGAGGCTACAAGTTCTGCGTGGACCTGGTGGAGTTCATAAAGACTCTGGGCCGCAACTCCAACCGCTACCTGGAGACGCGAGTGGAGTTCATCCGTTTGAAGAGCTACCTG AACGACCAATCAACGGAGGACCTGCACATCGTGGGAAGCAGCGATTTGTCTTTTCTGCGAGAAAAG AGCGTGCTCATTGTGGAG GCCATAGTCGACACAGGAAAGACCATGAAGGCTCTCCTGAAGCACGTGGAGACCTTTCAACCCAAGATGGTCAAGGTTGCGGG GCTGCTGGTAAAAAGGGTCCCGAACACGGCTGAAAGCCTGACAGACT ACATCGGATTTGAAATTCCCAACCGATTCGTCGTGGGTTATGCCCTGGACTACAATGAATACTTCCGTGACCTGAAT caCATCTGTGTCATCAGTAAAACTGGAAAGCTGAAGTACAAGATTTGA
- the thnsl1 gene encoding threonine synthase-like 1 isoform X2 → MGPPGAGKTTVGRIVAHKLGLPAVDVDDDVLEVAWKRPVAAVLASLGGRRFLEAEGGALCQFSASGCVVSLTGSNPLHAEAMRHVRQSGLVVYLDVDVEDILQRLGRMKVNRIVGQEAGVPMRDILLYRKQFYEKWLDVRVLCGRGDTEEEVAEKVVRAVQRYQSRDEETYVSTRRSGEERSKDKAYFSDVAVEGLAADGGLYVPRNGFPQVDAGEWKRLVSMSYPERALLLLEKCIHPLDVSAADLRSMVFKAYGSNFSSEQVAPVKHLMEHQFVLELFHGPTGSFKDLALQLMPQLFAHCLPLMCNYLVVVATSGDTGSAVLSGFSRLSGVDAQRTGVLVFFPEEGVSEIQKLQMLGFGEGNGRAVGVLSDFDFCQKSIKRMFGESGLVGHLAVEYGTVLSTANSINWARLLPQVVYHSSCYLDLCRDGVIRFGEPVDVCIPTGNFGNAMSAVYAKQMGVPIRKVICASNHNRVITDLINTGEYDLRRRRLLPSHSPAIDILKSSNVERFIFHASDGDGGLVEDLFTRLDTQKHFRVAAPLLGRMRQEVQAGCCSEDECLSAVRRVHARTGYLMDTHTGVAKAVADRLQDGSCPVVLCSTAHYGKFAPAVFKALGIQNPPEDPVEQLRQLERTAPRPGGHRDMLRGLRGGSGAHSVCQADYRELEEKVESFICETFLKV, encoded by the exons ATGGGCCCCCCCGGAGCGGGGAAGACCACAGTTGGGAGGATCGTGGCTCACAAACTGGGACTGCCGGCTGTCGACGTGGATGATGACGTCTTGGAGGTGGCGTGGAAGAGGCCGGTGGCTGCCGTGCTGGCGTCGCTCGGCGGGCGGCGGTTCCTGGAGGCGGAGGGCGGAGCCTTGTGCCAGTTCTCAGCCTCCGGCTGTGTGGTTTCCCTGACGGGGTCCAACCCTCTCCACGCCGAGGCCATGCGGCACGTCCGACAGAGCGGGCTGGTCGTCTACCTGGACGTGGACGTTGAGGACATCCTGCAGAGACTTGGCAGGATGAAGGTGAACAGGATCGTTGGCCAGGAAGCCGGAGTTCCCATGAGAGACATCCTGCTCTACAGGAAGCAGTTTTATGAGAAATGGCTGGACGTTCGGGTGCTGTGTGGAAGGGGAGACACggaggaggaggtggcggaGAAGGTGGTCAGGGCTGTGCAGAGATACCAGAGCCGAGATGAGGAAACGTACGTGTCAACCAGGCGCAGCGGCGAGGAACGCTCTAAGGACAAGGCGTACTTCAGTGACGTGGCGGTGGAGGGTCTGGCCGCGGACGGAGGTCTGTACGTTCCCAGGAACGGCTTTCCCCAGGTGGATGCAGGTGAATGGAAGAGGCTGGTTTCCATGTCTTATCCGGAGCGGGCGCTGCTCCTGCTGGAGAAGTGCATCCACCCTCTGGATGTGAGCGCCGCAGATTTAAGGAGCATGGTGTTCAAGGCGTATGGCTCCAACTTCTCCAGCGAGCAGGTGGCACCGGTGAAGCATCTCATGGAGCATCAGTTTGTTCTGGAGCTCTTTCACGGCCCGACCGGCTCCTTCAAGGACCTGGCCCTGCAGCTGATGCCGCAGCTCTTCGCGCACTGCCTCCCGCTCATGTGCAACTACCTGGTTGTGGTCGCCACGTCCGGAGACACGGGCAGCGCCGTGCTCAGCGGCTTCAGCAGGCTGAGCGGCGTGGACGCTCAGCGCACGGGCGTGCTGGTGTTTTTCCCAGAGGAGGGGGTGAGTGAGATCCAGAAGCTGCAGATGTTGGGCTTCGGGGAGGGAAACGGCAGGGCCGTCGGCGTTCTGTCAGACTTTGATTTCTGTCAGAAGAGCATCAAGAGGATGTTTGGGGAGTCGGGGCTCGTCGGGCATCTCGCTGTGGAGTATGGAACCGTCCTCAGTACCGCCAACTCCATCAACTGGGCGCGGCTGCTGCCTCAG GTGGTCTATCACTCCTCCTGTTACCTGGATCTGTGCCGAGACGGCGTGATCCGGTTTGGCGAGCCCGTCGACGTCTGCATCCCTACTGGAAACTTCGGCAACGCCATGTCAGCCGTTTACGCCAAGCAGATGGGCGTCCCGATCAGGAAGGTCATCTGCGCCTCCAACCACAACCGCGTCATCACGGATTTGATCAACACAGGCGAGTACGACCTGCGGCGGCGCCGCCTGCTGCCCTCCCACTCCCCGGCCATCGACATCCTCAAGTCGTCCAACGTGGAGCGGTTCATCTTCCACGCGTCGGATGGGGACGGCGGCCTGGTGGAGGACCTCTTCACCCGCTTGGACACGCAGAAGCACTTCCGGGTCGCCGCCCCTCTGCTCGGCAGGATGCGGCAGGAGGTGCAGGCCGGCTGCTGCTCAGAGGACGAGTGTCTGTCCGCCGTCCGCCGCGTCCACGCTCGCACGGGCTACCTCATGGACACCCACACCGGCGTGGCCAAGGCGGTGGCCGACCGGCTGCAGGACGGCTCGTGCCCCGTGGTGCTGTGCTCCACCGCCCACTACGGCAAGTTCGCCCCCGCCGTCTTCAAAGCCTTAGGAATCCAGAACCCCCCCGAGGATCCCGTGGAACAGCTGAGGCAGCTGGAAAGGACCGCCCCCAGGCCGGGGGGGCACCGGGACATGCTGAGAGGCCTGCGGGGGGGCAGCGGGGCGCACTCCGTCTGCCAGGCAGACTACAGAGAGTTGGAGGAAAAGGTGGAGAGCTTCATCTGTGAGACCTTCCTGAAGGTCTGA
- the thnsl1 gene encoding threonine synthase-like 1 isoform X1, giving the protein MASACRLSPVRRRLLPRLAPKSWLSTKASVLGDRNILLMGPPGAGKTTVGRIVAHKLGLPAVDVDDDVLEVAWKRPVAAVLASLGGRRFLEAEGGALCQFSASGCVVSLTGSNPLHAEAMRHVRQSGLVVYLDVDVEDILQRLGRMKVNRIVGQEAGVPMRDILLYRKQFYEKWLDVRVLCGRGDTEEEVAEKVVRAVQRYQSRDEETYVSTRRSGEERSKDKAYFSDVAVEGLAADGGLYVPRNGFPQVDAGEWKRLVSMSYPERALLLLEKCIHPLDVSAADLRSMVFKAYGSNFSSEQVAPVKHLMEHQFVLELFHGPTGSFKDLALQLMPQLFAHCLPLMCNYLVVVATSGDTGSAVLSGFSRLSGVDAQRTGVLVFFPEEGVSEIQKLQMLGFGEGNGRAVGVLSDFDFCQKSIKRMFGESGLVGHLAVEYGTVLSTANSINWARLLPQVVYHSSCYLDLCRDGVIRFGEPVDVCIPTGNFGNAMSAVYAKQMGVPIRKVICASNHNRVITDLINTGEYDLRRRRLLPSHSPAIDILKSSNVERFIFHASDGDGGLVEDLFTRLDTQKHFRVAAPLLGRMRQEVQAGCCSEDECLSAVRRVHARTGYLMDTHTGVAKAVADRLQDGSCPVVLCSTAHYGKFAPAVFKALGIQNPPEDPVEQLRQLERTAPRPGGHRDMLRGLRGGSGAHSVCQADYRELEEKVESFICETFLKV; this is encoded by the exons ATGGCCTCGGCCTGTCGTCTTTCTCCTGTCAGACGCCGCTTGCTTCCACGTTTGGCCCCAAAGTCATGGCTTTCCACCAAAGCCTCCGTCCTGGGAGACAGGAACATCCTGCTCATGGGCCCCCCCGGAGCGGGGAAGACCACAGTTGGGAGGATCGTGGCTCACAAACTGGGACTGCCGGCTGTCGACGTGGATGATGACGTCTTGGAGGTGGCGTGGAAGAGGCCGGTGGCTGCCGTGCTGGCGTCGCTCGGCGGGCGGCGGTTCCTGGAGGCGGAGGGCGGAGCCTTGTGCCAGTTCTCAGCCTCCGGCTGTGTGGTTTCCCTGACGGGGTCCAACCCTCTCCACGCCGAGGCCATGCGGCACGTCCGACAGAGCGGGCTGGTCGTCTACCTGGACGTGGACGTTGAGGACATCCTGCAGAGACTTGGCAGGATGAAGGTGAACAGGATCGTTGGCCAGGAAGCCGGAGTTCCCATGAGAGACATCCTGCTCTACAGGAAGCAGTTTTATGAGAAATGGCTGGACGTTCGGGTGCTGTGTGGAAGGGGAGACACggaggaggaggtggcggaGAAGGTGGTCAGGGCTGTGCAGAGATACCAGAGCCGAGATGAGGAAACGTACGTGTCAACCAGGCGCAGCGGCGAGGAACGCTCTAAGGACAAGGCGTACTTCAGTGACGTGGCGGTGGAGGGTCTGGCCGCGGACGGAGGTCTGTACGTTCCCAGGAACGGCTTTCCCCAGGTGGATGCAGGTGAATGGAAGAGGCTGGTTTCCATGTCTTATCCGGAGCGGGCGCTGCTCCTGCTGGAGAAGTGCATCCACCCTCTGGATGTGAGCGCCGCAGATTTAAGGAGCATGGTGTTCAAGGCGTATGGCTCCAACTTCTCCAGCGAGCAGGTGGCACCGGTGAAGCATCTCATGGAGCATCAGTTTGTTCTGGAGCTCTTTCACGGCCCGACCGGCTCCTTCAAGGACCTGGCCCTGCAGCTGATGCCGCAGCTCTTCGCGCACTGCCTCCCGCTCATGTGCAACTACCTGGTTGTGGTCGCCACGTCCGGAGACACGGGCAGCGCCGTGCTCAGCGGCTTCAGCAGGCTGAGCGGCGTGGACGCTCAGCGCACGGGCGTGCTGGTGTTTTTCCCAGAGGAGGGGGTGAGTGAGATCCAGAAGCTGCAGATGTTGGGCTTCGGGGAGGGAAACGGCAGGGCCGTCGGCGTTCTGTCAGACTTTGATTTCTGTCAGAAGAGCATCAAGAGGATGTTTGGGGAGTCGGGGCTCGTCGGGCATCTCGCTGTGGAGTATGGAACCGTCCTCAGTACCGCCAACTCCATCAACTGGGCGCGGCTGCTGCCTCAG GTGGTCTATCACTCCTCCTGTTACCTGGATCTGTGCCGAGACGGCGTGATCCGGTTTGGCGAGCCCGTCGACGTCTGCATCCCTACTGGAAACTTCGGCAACGCCATGTCAGCCGTTTACGCCAAGCAGATGGGCGTCCCGATCAGGAAGGTCATCTGCGCCTCCAACCACAACCGCGTCATCACGGATTTGATCAACACAGGCGAGTACGACCTGCGGCGGCGCCGCCTGCTGCCCTCCCACTCCCCGGCCATCGACATCCTCAAGTCGTCCAACGTGGAGCGGTTCATCTTCCACGCGTCGGATGGGGACGGCGGCCTGGTGGAGGACCTCTTCACCCGCTTGGACACGCAGAAGCACTTCCGGGTCGCCGCCCCTCTGCTCGGCAGGATGCGGCAGGAGGTGCAGGCCGGCTGCTGCTCAGAGGACGAGTGTCTGTCCGCCGTCCGCCGCGTCCACGCTCGCACGGGCTACCTCATGGACACCCACACCGGCGTGGCCAAGGCGGTGGCCGACCGGCTGCAGGACGGCTCGTGCCCCGTGGTGCTGTGCTCCACCGCCCACTACGGCAAGTTCGCCCCCGCCGTCTTCAAAGCCTTAGGAATCCAGAACCCCCCCGAGGATCCCGTGGAACAGCTGAGGCAGCTGGAAAGGACCGCCCCCAGGCCGGGGGGGCACCGGGACATGCTGAGAGGCCTGCGGGGGGGCAGCGGGGCGCACTCCGTCTGCCAGGCAGACTACAGAGAGTTGGAGGAAAAGGTGGAGAGCTTCATCTGTGAGACCTTCCTGAAGGTCTGA